aagcttgacacatcaaagctgttaacgctatcagtgttgctaatattagatatttttattcccgtaaaccatacagtaatatattagtctttgccttagttataacgatttgaagttctaaatggccacaaaggggtcggtggccacaaccgggtcacttgccctaccttgctgttccaaattttcgtcattcgttttcgtttcatcgctaaaaataacttaattttatttttcattacgtctgaaatagaatttgtagtaaaaatagactgtaatgaaaaataacaataaaatattttaattaccacgtgatcgcaaaatctaccaccaagattttgcggatacactataaaagtccagctacctgtcaaagatcaacgtacgcgtgacacatgtcagcagagcaccgagcgacgtgacctcactctggaacgcctcgaggcggactgaatttgaacgattcgtgcgcggcattttatagtacttttcaaatactcatagaaaaaaaattacaatgaattattttaaatttcaaagtaaatattttagataagatattcttctattatattaagctatttttgtgttgaataaaggaagaatattggtgaaaaaatcactttgatttttgggtatttcacgttcttttaatttgtgatttcttgttgtaaaatgcttaaatctaaaaattttctcagataactatttgcccaaggatctatgctataggatataaatgtttgttaaatcgttttcacagtatttttataaaaatttcagcttgtaaactgacgctaaagtggaaatttacaaaacctgtgtggacttatcttgatagaattcttaaatgctaaactaatcgcaatattttctcaattaactatttagacgacgaaattgcctaactatttatgcctataacatatttgtagtattactggttaatgattgtaacgagttgaaaaagtactgtttttgcgccaaacggcgtaaacgctcttaagaatGGGTCCAGAAtttattgtcaaaataaaaaaataaaaaatataggtacttaatattcgATTGAATCcaatattttattgtgaaacTATACTGACATaactttgttttacataatgtTTTAGTGACTTAGGCCGTAATCCAACAATCGTCAGCATTGAGGATGGCGTTGCAAGAATATGTCGCGGCAATGGATCTATTTTGCACGTCTCCCTTGCTGCATTCCCTGAGAAGCTCCTGAAACATGTTGCTGCTAATATGTGGCAAGCTGCTCTGCAggtaaatacaatacaataatagAAGTGTATCACGaggtactttaaaaaaaaaaacaattatcgTGGGTGAAATTGGCTGTATTTatgaaagaatttttatttttacaaaaacagcTATGCCGAACTGTAGAAGATGAGACACTATGGGCTTGTTTAGCAGTGCTAGCATGGCAGCACAACCAACTTGCAGTAGCCGAGGAAGCCTTTGCACTGATACATCAGTATCATCAAGTCTGTTACATACAACATCTCAgggtaaatacctacttatttagtttttaaaagttgaaaatgttgaatagtatttttttacgaatttcaaaaataaaattgaatattcattttatttttcagaccAATATTCCCGAAAAGCTGAACTAAATGAATGTGAAGCATAATAAACTTAGTAAGgacgtgggttcaattcctgccttaggcagttcgattttttcaagttatttataattttcaaattagtaagAAATTTCTGAATTTTTCACTAATCCTGTACCGATTGTatgtttaagtttattttaaataaatctatacttataataaatctgtagagaggtcaattctgtacatgaaatatattttcaaaataactatcagggggtgattagtgatcgatactgatgccaaaaatgcaatcagtaaaatttttgtctgtctgtctgtctgtctgtctgtctgtctgtctgtatgttccttatagaaacaaaaactactggacggattttaacgaaacttggtacaattatttttcatactcctgggcaggttataggctacttaggaattcccacgggaatgggaattggcgggaaaatccttttgtatgaaaaatctaaaccgcttaagttagacgcttgaaatttggcatgcaggtaccttagtaaacttaaagctgagttacaacaggatattgcaaaattcccacgggaacgggagttagcgggaaaaaacatttgtatgaaaaaatctaaaccgcgaaagatagactcttgaaatttggcatgcaggtaccttagtaaacttgaagcttagttacaacaggttattgcaaaattcccacgggaacgggagttagcgggaaaaaacatttgtatgaaaaaatctgaaccgcgtaagatagatgaatggggggtaaaacgagatccacgcgtacgaagtcgcaggcggccgctagtaaataaataaatgtatagttTTATTTATGCGAAGGTTAATTcatgtttcattttaaaaaatattttcaattaatttatctaAACAACCACTTATTATGTCGGCGCTGTGTGCTTGACACCTTACGAACGAATATACCATGTTCATGTTCATTCATTCTTCTCAACTTGTGCTAACTTCGTTCATCATTCGTTCAGCAACTGTCAGTGTCAGTTTTTTATCAAGTTTCGTGGAGGCGGACGTGTGTTCGGTGTGCCAAAAATACGCTAAAGTTTAATTTCTACAACATGAATTAAGACTATTAAACCACACTTTATCACTGAAACTtcataaattaatcaaaatcaacACTGTGCTCTGTGATTTTTTCCATCGGAAGTGCATAACTTGATGCCCTACATAAAAAGTTAGGTCCGATTTGATGaaagttttcttttcttttgttttaatcaGTGTGTAATGTTAATTTGTGGTGAAAGATGCGCGGGTCGGACGTTAATCTAGTgctgtttattattttgttctgcGCACGTGAGCATGTGGGTGAAATAAGTCAAATAGACGACAATGACTTGACTGGAGAACACTCGTTGGAATTGACCCAGTCCATGAACTTAGCTCGACAGGAGCTAATTCAAGAGTCATGCCAGCGGTTTTCACCAAGATGGACGTTAGAAAATCTGCCGGATAATCAGTTCGAGCACATATTAGTCGACGAGACACACAAGCTGCTGTATTGTTACGTACCAAAGGTAAGGGTCAAGGCAAACCGGGTCTTggattaatttaaataagttttagaATACGCTagtaatttttttctattgCAATGAATGTACTGTTAAATTATGTAGGAATTCAAGATCATGCCGTAATTGTATCATGagaatttaaaaagaaattaactTTTTTCTACAGGTTGCCTGCACTAATTGGAAGAGAATTTTGATGATACTGACAGGAAAATGGAACGATACAGATGTCCTCAACATTCCGGCATCCCTTGCTCACTCTCCCGGTATGTTCCGGAACCTCAGCAGTGTGCCAAAACCGGAACGGGACTACATGCTGGATAGTTACCACAAGATGATCATTGTCCGGAATCCGTTTGAGAGATTGCTGTCAGCATACAGAAATAAATTAGAAGGAGATCTGCCTAGTGCTAGATATTTTCAAGTAAGTGCCTGTTATTTTTTCTAAGTTTTTCACAATAGATTAAATGCAGATCAATTAgatcttaattaatttataaaaatgtcaGCATCATGCCAGCTTAGATCCTGTAGGGAAATGTCCTTGAAACCCAAGTTTACATTTTCTTATGTCTGCTATCCCAGAAGTGATTAAATAATCATTTCTTATTTAGagaatacaataattaattgccAGTAAATTAGGAATCCTAAATTTCAATCTCAAATAACTAATGAGGTTTACTTGTAGACTCATGAAACAATAATACTGAAGGAACCTATGACTTGAGACCCAATAgagcttttaataataaattaataatcaaATACATCATATTAATATGACAAATGAACTGACAATATGCCACTGCAATTTGCTGATAAGTTTGACTAATGAAACACTGTGGGCCTATCATACACACCTATCTCACTGCCCGGATCCCTCctcattaaataaacaaataggtttgataattaatttcaataattgaTATAACAAATTGAGTCAGCAGATTGACTTTTTGACTAGTAATCAGAAAAGTTACTATAATTTGGTAGGTAcagaattaaaaataactatgtTTAAAATTGAATGGTGCTTGATTAAACTAAATGTAATACTTCAGAATCATGTATTATAAAGATTATGCTGACCTTTTATCACAcccttgtattttaatttaaacattgAATTATCATTTGACTACTAAGGAAATTGAAGCAAGCTAGCAGCAGGTAAATTTTGCGCGTGTTGTATTATCCAACGTATTTTCAAAACCACGCCTTGAGGAAACTAGTTGGTTTGTGTTGCTTCCTAGCTCTGCCGTAAGGGTATAGATTCGGTCTCACATGCAATTTTTATCGCGTAGAagctgtattaaaaaaaacacactgCTTCCCGcggctttcatcatcatcatcatcatctcagccataggacgtccactgcagaacataggcctcccccaatgctttccatgttgcccggttggtagcggcctgcgtccagcgccttcttgctgcctttatgatgtcgtcggtccaccttgtgggtggacgtcccacgctgcgttttccggtacgcggcctccactccagaaccttgctgccccatcggccgtcagttctgcgtactactcCCGCGGCTTTGCCTCCATTAATTTCGGCCTGGTCTGGCATAGAAACGCGCGCCTCAGCATATCTAAAAGTACtaacgaaaaaaaatatgaaattattgATTCCCCTTAAAACACTTGGTTGCATCGTTTACAACCAATTTATAAGTGCGCAGAAGTTGATCGATAAAAAATAGccttaaaaaacaaaagagcgacGTCCAGTCTGGTGACATTAAGTAAGACGTTTTGCCGCCAAAAGAagattaaggcgattagagtcctcaatgaccttgggcgtttgaccttcacgccgcgcgaaacacccgcgcaccccgcacgaaaactccgatttgacaccgatcaaaattacacgggcataggtagatacagaatagaagctcttttttcatgacattactgcctattattttaaacttgaattgatgaaccttgatgtcggtgtcatttaactcaggcgtaaaggtatttaataaaaataacacaatccatgaacattttgtacgtgatattttttttattatattaaattttttcgtaaattttctaatgtttttgtcggttcagccgttctcgaaatttgaacatgtaatatgtaggtaacttcgggtggaatcttgcaagctgaatttgttagacgaacttcctgacgacaactgtaggtattggaacacatagtaatattgtctatgttttaaaaaagcaaatgtttcttcttttgtctattgtcattctctttgtgtcacttatgaagaataaactgaaaatgtgtttaatctcgtctttttattagaaatccttcaacagctgattgagttaaaattttggatatacatgtaattcggatgacaatgcaatattgtgatgacatggagtagatctgatgatagagctggaatgccagtggccccatagcaactccgggattaaacgattccatcgagtttaggctcgtttgatttgtatttatttatttatataaatataagtaagtaatattatgtaagtaagctactttaaaaatcacgagtacctacctacttcaattctcaaaggcaaacagggtctgatgatggagctggaatgtggccgtaggaattggctagtttcttaaaaaaaaaaaaacacttttagtccgtcaattacactatcaaaaaatattggtcacaggatatttttatttgtcaacaaacaagtaattacgaagttatgatgcgatgaaattccgcgtgacgtcatgggcctcttctgaactttggcgcgctttatctctttaaattttcataagtttaaaaaagtgaaaaatacatttaaagtatttttttggtaagttgaccgacggactaattcaaactcttgctttacccaggaaacatccctcttcgaaattattacgagctacataacgaaaaatctttgctactacgccgcagcaaattccgcatcataaataaaaaaataaattaaaagaaaaaacctttttttaaaacaagtttttgtatgctaataattttagtttcatgacatgctcccaaaattcatcatcttataaaaggatttcagtttttatcgacgaaactttttcattattattgcctataggtacgtttcatggttaggtaatttagggaagtttatttgcac
This genomic interval from Ostrinia nubilalis chromosome 3, ilOstNubi1.1, whole genome shotgun sequence contains the following:
- the LOC135087594 gene encoding carbohydrate sulfotransferase 11, which encodes MRGSDVNLVLFIILFCAREHVGEISQIDDNDLTGEHSLELTQSMNLARQELIQESCQRFSPRWTLENLPDNQFEHILVDETHKLLYCYVPKVACTNWKRILMILTGKWNDTDVLNIPASLAHSPGMFRNLSSVPKPERDYMLDSYHKMIIVRNPFERLLSAYRNKLEGDLPSARYFQDRVGRRIIKAFRENPSNESLELGHDVTFREFALFLTNKSEEMADVANNEHWQPITSLCHPCLIKYTLVGKYETLVEDSQLALHTINASHIQFPRLIRTSGTSEKLHRYFSQLELPLIRKLYKQYWHDYAIFNYDLDNIVGFDLG